The DNA window CAAGCTCTTTTGCCTTCTCCATGGCTGCTTTCACCAGTTTTTCATCCATCAGGGGAATGCCGTCGTCCGTAAATCCGGCGGCTCCGCATGCCTTCAGCGCTTCCATGTCGGTCAGCTCCTGTCCTTTCAGGCCCTTTGACACGGCCGCGGCCGCCAGCACATGAATCCCGGTTGTTTTCCCTTTTTCAATTATATATCCAACCGTCTCCGGATTGTCCGCTGCCGGTTTCGTGTTCGCCATGCAGACCACCGTCGTGAAACCGCCCGCCTTTGCCGCGGCCGCTCCCGTCACGATGTCTTCCTTGTATGTCAGTCCGGGATCGCGAAAATGCACATGCACGTCCACCAGTCCCGGGGCAACGATAAGACCCGACGCGTCGATCACTTCCCCGACGCTGTTTACCGCCTCTTCGGCGGGGCCGTTTTCATTGTTTCCGCGGCTGATTATCTTTTTTATCTTCCCGTCCTCAACCAGTAAATCGGCGGGGCCGTCAAAGCCGCTATCCGGGTCTATGACCCGTCCGTTTTTTATAAGCATGATTTTCTCCTCACTGTTTTGGTTGCTGTTTCTGTTGTTGTTTGGGGTACTGCTTTGGTACAGTTTTGCTTACTGTCCTAATTACTAGTGAGCCTTATGGCTGCGGCATTCTTATTTTGCCGGCACAATTTCCAGCCAGTATCCGTCCGGATCCGAAATAAAGTAGATTCCCATTGCCGGGTTTTCGAAGCAGACGCAGTCCATCTCCTTATGCTTTTTCAGGGATGCTTCCATATCATCCGTTACAAATGCCAGATGAAACTCATTGTCTCCCAGGTTATAAGAATCCTTCTCCCAGTCTCTGAGCCAGGTCAGCTCAAGCTGGTAGCCCGTCTCACCATCGCCGAGATACACCAGAATAAAGCTGCCGTCCGCTGCTTCTTTTCTGCGCACTTCTTTGAGGTTCAGCGCCTCCTCGTAGAATTTTAAAGATTTCTCCAGGTTTACTACATTAAAGTTATTATGTGCAAATGTGAATTTCATATGTCAAGCTCCTCTCCTTCTCTGTGAATCTCTATCAGACGCTCTCTCCATCCCTCGCTGGACGGATGCTGTCTCATCTTTTCAATTATACTGTAGTCTTTCCAGAAATGCATCGGAATTACGGCTTTTGCATCGGCTTTTTCCATAAATTCTTTCATCCCCAGATAAAACCACTGTTCCAGGCGCGGATCCAGGGGAATAAAGGCCGCATCCGCCGTGCGTCCCGCCATCTTATCCATCTCTTTTGCATAATTGGCCGCCATATTGTGGTTCCAGGCTTTATCCTCGCCCTCCCACCACCAGTTATTCAAATCTCCGGCATGGTAAATCTCTTTTCCCTCACAGGAAATCCAGAAAGCCACGCCCTCATCGGTGGATTTAAACGTCTCTATCTCCATGGTGACGCCGTCCGGCTCCGTATTTCCGCCTTCTTCTGTCTTTTCGTTTTTCCCGGGATGCAGCGTGTATTTCTCACCGGCTTTTACAAACATCACTTTATCAAGCAGATGCCCCGGCACTTTCTTTTTGTTAATATCTTTAGAGAGAACATATTGAATATCCTCTCTCCCTTCCGCCAGATCAAATATCACCGGTGCAAAGTGGTCACCGTGAAAATGGCTGGCAAAAACCACCAGAGGCCTGCTCCTGTCAAAATCGGGCAGAGGCCCCTCATAGTAGTCAAACAGCATGGTTACATGGTCCAGCTTTACGGAGAAAGAGCTGTGATGTATATAGGTTATTTTCATGGATTTTCGGCCTCCTTGCCTGCCATCGTGTATTGGGTGCTGAGTTTTGTGTTCTCTTTATTATATTCTAAAAGCCGGGGGGCTTCAATATGAAAAATGAGGACGGCAGTGGGATGGGTATGGACGGGGTGGAGAGTGGGAGGTTGTGAGTCTTCAGTCCCGGGAGGAGGAGTATCGTAAGGTGGGGGCTACGGAAGAAAGAAATCTCCTGCGGGGACCGCTTCCGCTTATGGAATGCGCAGCGCTTCTAAGCTCGATAATACCTCGCTAAGAAGCGGCGGATTCCAACGTCCCCTTCGGAGATTTTTTCTTCCTCCTCCCCCACAGGCAGTCTATGACCCGGGACCGAAGACGCCGGGTTTATTGTCCACCCCGTCCCGGAACGGCCACTACTGTCTGTCCTGATTTGGAGGGCGGGGGGATGATACCACCACCTTTTTGATTGCTTATTCTTTGACTGCTTATGGGGTTGGGATTGGAGAATCTTTACAAAAATGAATCAGAAGGAATTTGACGATAAAAAATAGGAATTTTATCAGTTAGTTGTGGTTTCTCTATAAGCTGAAATGGCTTGGTTACTGTTTTTTGATTAAATGAGCCTGTATGGAAGTATAAAATGGTTCCCTATTTGGTGCACAAATAAAATTACCGCTTGCGGGAGGCCTTAAGGTGATCTATTTACATTTGACAGAATTGTATAGAATACGTAGAATGAAACAAATAGCTGGAAATAATGCGCATTAGGCGAGGAAAGCGAAGGAACGGCAATTTATATTAGACACTGAGTACGGATATAGAAACAGGAGGTTGTTTTTATGAAAAATACAGTAAGTAAGTTGTTTGGTGATATAGATTATTTTGCTGAATGTGCCTCGAAAATAGCTATAGAAAATTATAAAGACAGCATACGCAGCAATAGCGTATATTCACGTGACTGTAGGGAAGAAGGGGCCTATTTTTGCGCAGTTTCTAAACCATGCTGTAATTCCTTAGAAATGGCGCTTCCTATCCTTTTTATCTATTCATTATATGATCATGAGGAATGGCAGAAAACAGAGAAACCATGGAAGAATAATTTTAAAACCGATGAGTGGAAAAGTCATTTAAAGGATTATTGGATAGCAAAATACTTCTCGTGTGAGGGCGCTTCAAGTATCAAATATATGCAGGCGGATGCCATAGACGGATTCGATATTAAGAATGAAATACTTGATACTGCAATCCCATCTCCTGTTCTTTTTATAACTCGGTATGGTGATATTAATGCTTGGAACTCTTTCGATTATCTGATTGAAACGGAAGATGAATTTATTCTTTTTGAATCATGGACAACCGCGTAATACATAAAAATCAGCGGATATTTGGCAAACTAGAGAAGAAAATTTCGCATATAAATGCTTAATATATCGCAGAAATTCGAAATACAGAATTAGATGAGGAGGTACAAAACTTGAAAAAGATCATAGCAGCCGCATTAACTGTTGCAATTTCAGTGAGCGTGTTCTACCTTGTTGGGACAGGTTTTATAAAGCAGACGAGCGTGGTATTAACGGATTATTCTGAATCAGAAGATGGCACTGAAATAACACTCCATGTTGCAGTTGCATCCTCTATGGGCTATATCCGAGACTATAAAGATGACGGTGGTGGTGTAAAACCTCACTACTTGAAATTTTACTCTGCTTTCGGTGGATTAAATAGTTCATTTGATTCTAAAAATACGTTTGAACTAGATATAGCACCGGATGATACAGAAATTTACTTCTATCAGGGTGATGGTGGATATACATTGGTGTTAGAGAAAAATGAGCAAACAGGTGTATGGGAAGTACCGAAATAACCCACCACTAAAATCCAGTTCGCATAAGGATTTAGTAAAAGAAATGGAAACACTTCGTTACGCATTTAATCTATAGTTCCAACCATAATTCCCTTACCACTTTCTGATACGGGCAGTGGCCTAGACACTCCCTCCTCCCTCCCCTTTGAAAAAATAGGACAGTTCAGACGCCGCAGGCCGGAAGGACGGGGTGGGCGATACCCCCGGCGTCTTTGGTTCCGGTCCATAGACTCCCCGTGGGGGAGGAGGAAGAAAAAAACTCCGCAGGGGACGTTGGAATCCGCCGCTTCTTAGCGAGGTATTATCGAGCTTAGAAGCGCTGCGCATTCCATAAGCGGAAGCGGTCCCCGTAGGAGTTTTCTTTCTTCCGTATCCCCCCACCTCACGACACCATCCGCCCGGAACCAAAGACTCATAACCTCCACACCACCACACCGGCCCCGGCCATCCGGCGGCGTCCTAATTTTTCACCCACTATTTCCTTTTAGCCGCCGCCTTACTCATAAATTTCTCATTTTTTATAATAAATCTCTCATGCTCGCCTTCGCCAATTTTACCGCTCTCATCAAAGACCTCCACATGGAATACCAGTCTTCTTCCGTCAACTTCCGTTAATTCGCTCTCACACCATACGATCATTCCCGTCGGTGTGGCGGACATATGGCTGATGTTCAGCTTTGTCCCAACGGTTCCTTCACCGTCGTTCATATAAGGGGCAACGCTCATCCACGCTGTTTTTTCCATAAGAGCCACCATGGCCGGTGTTGCAAATACTTCCAGAAGACCGCTTCCAAGAGCGTTTGCAGAATTGTCCTCTGTCACCATTACTTCCTGTCTTCCCTGAATTCCTGCTTTTAACATCTTCTCTACCTCTCTTTTCTTTGATTCAAACGTAAATCTAATCTTCCAGCCTGCTGCCGCATTTCGGGCAGTAGGAGAAATCTTCCGCCGCTTCGTATCCACAGTTCGGGCACTTCTTCCCCGAATGCTCCGGCAGGCAGTTGGAACCATTCTGTTCCCCATATGTATGTCCCGCACGTTCCTCCTGCTCCCACGGGTTTCCATTTCCCTCGCGGCACAGTGTCAGGTCTTCGTCACGGATTTCGACATCCGCTCCCCGAAGCAGCATCCGGCCGATCTCCGGATTCAGCTCGTACACGGCATTGCAGCACGACATCTTCACATAATAGCGTCTGTTCCACTTAAACAGAGGGATAAAGAAAAAACTGAAATACATATAGGTCATATAAACCTGATATCTTCCATAGGCTCCGCATCTGTTGCAGATTACCGTTTTTAAATATTCTATCTGTTTCATTCCGGAACTGATTCCACCGATAAATATCATAACCGCCACCTGATTTCTGATTACTCTGTTACGTTACCTTACTCTGTCCGGTTTATTGCGTATTACTGCATTACCGGGATATTTATTAGTATACTAAACGTATTTTACTTGTGCAATAAATATGTTAAAATTTTATCTATTTTTTAGAAATATCTGGCATACGGCAAAGATTCCAAACGCGGCCACACGGACAGACAACATATCCCGCCATGTTTTTTCAGCTTAATTATTATTTTAGAAGCCATTTTTTATGTGGAACTATTTTCTAAAAAATAAAACTGGTATTATGGTATAATGTTCACAAAGTGGACATTATACCTGCGCATGCCGAGTTCTGCGTCCACCGCAGAAATTCGGGCGCTAAGTTCCGTCGGAGACACCGTATTCACTAGTGAATATGGTATAATGTTCACAAAGTGAATATCACTCAAAAGCTTATTTCAACACCCCCGCCATATACATAAAGGAACTTATACCATGATTACAAAAAAGATAAATAACTTCGACCTGCAGCAAATCGCCGAATCCGGCCAATGTTTCCGCATGAACTGCCTGGAACCCGGCAGATACAAGGCGGTGAGCGGCGGCCGCTATGTAGAAGTCGTCCAGGAGGGGCAGACTTTCTATTTTCACTGCTCCGATGAGGATTTTCCGTTCTGGAGCCGTTACTTTGATCTTGAAACCGACTACGGCGCCATTATTTCCTCCGTCAGGAAACGCGATGTTTACCTTCAGGAGGCCGCCTGCGCGGGCAGCGGTATCCGCATATTGAATCAGGATGCCTGGGAAATGATTATCACCTTCATTATCTCCCAGCAGCGCACCATCCCCAAGATTAGGGAGGCGGTGGAAAACTTAAGCCGTCTGTACGGGAAGGAGAGACAGGCTCTTTCAGCCTTCGGTGAAACCGTCCTTTACCACACGTTTCCCACTCCATCCCAATTAAAAAAGGCCTCCTTAGAAGACCTTCAGTCATTGAAGCTGGGCTACCGGGCGAAATATATCCATCGCATCTGCCGCGACGCGGATGAGAAAAAACTGGATCTTTCACTTCTCCCGGCAATGGATTATAAAAAAGCCATGGAATACCTGATCGGTTTCTATGGCATCGGGACTAAGGTGGCCAACTGCATCTGCCTTTTCGGACTGCACCACGTGGAGGCTTTTCCCGTGGACACCTGGATTCAGCAGATTCTGATGAACCATTATTACAGGAAAAAATATGACTCGGCTCCCAAAAGCCGCCTGTACGAGATGATGGTGCAGGATAACTTTGGGAAATACAAGGGGTGCGCCGGAGTGATGCAGCAATATATATTTTACTATGAACGCACCGTGTTAAACGGGCGCAGTTCCTAAATCCGGCTCCTTCCCGCTACAAATTCAGCAGAACCAGCGCCAGAAGTATCATCCCGCACCCGTATATCTGCCGCTTTGTCATCCTATCCTTTAAAACCAGAACGCTCACAAAGCAGACAATCAGGATTGTACCCACGCTGAGGCACGGGTAAGCAAGGTACGCGGGCAGTCTGGTGACCGCCGCCAGAAGCAGGGAGGTTGAAAAATAGTTGGGGATTCCGACAAAAATGCCGCTGATAAAATCCACCGCTTTCAGTCTCTTCTTCTCCTGAAACACCTCTCGGAGCATTGGGATCAGACACAGGATCAGGGCGGTCAGGAACGTGTAGAATAAAAACAGAGCATCAAACCTGCGTTCCCCGATATGTTCAAACACCTTAGACATCCCGTCTCCCGCTCCGCTGAAGAGAAACAGCACAAGGAGGGCCATCTTTGCAGATGCCCCTTCTTTTCCTTTTTCCAGATTAATCACAAGAATTGCCGCCACGACAAGCGCCATTCCGGCCGTCTGTAGAACCGTCGGCCTCTCGTTCAAAAAGAAAATACTGGCCGCCACGGGCAGCATGATTCCCAGTTTTGCAAATGCGGAAGACAGAACGGCTCCGTTCTTCCCGATGCTGTACTGTAAAAGCAGAAGCGTCCCCAGGAAAAAGATTCCGTTCAAAACCCCGGCGGCCATGGCCGTCATCATCGCCGCTTTCAGCCCCGGATCCCCGGCAGATGCCGTCATCAGAAACTTCGCAGTCGGAATAATCTGCTTTTCCGGGAGCATCAGGAAAGCAACCACGGTACAGGTCACATAGTTTCCCATCAGGATTGCATATTTGTTGCTGCTGTACTCTTCGCTCAGACGCAGCGCCACAGCCATGGATGCGCTGCAGAGCACCGCCAGTATCAGATAAATCATTTATAATAAATCCCCTGTCTCTCTGAATCTTCTGTAATGTTGGCTTTCTTTCGCCCTTTCAAGGGTTTCAAGCATTTCGGGAATGTCTTCATTTAAATCCCCGGCCAGAACGACATAGTTGGACGCATGGTTGGTACGGAACACGGTTCCCGGAGAATCCACATTTTCCAGGAATATCTTCATCTCATCCATAATTTCATCCGCCGTGATGCGCTCAAAACGCCCCTCCACGACATCGTCGTACATCGGTGTACCTTCATAGAGACGAAGCGTCAGGAAAGAAGCATATTCCGGATTCATCTCGGAAATGAGCTTTGCGCAGGAAAGTGCATGCTCTTTCACCTTTTTCCGGCCTCCAAGACCCGAAATCAGAGTTACCGAAGTAGCGATTCCACACCGCTTTAATTTCTGTCCAGCATCGATTACCTCCCGGGCCGTCACACCCTTGTGGATGTATTCGAGGATCTCATCGTCTCCCGTCTCCGCGCCGACATAGACAATGCCCAGTCCGGCTTCCTTAAGCTGTCTCAGTTCGTCCTCGGATTTTCGCAGTATATCCTGCGCCGTTCCGTAGGAAGCAACTCTTGTCACATTGGGGAACAGACGTCTGACGGCGTCCAGAATCGTAAGCAGATCTTCCGTCTTCATAATCAGGGCGTCCCCGTCGGCAAGGAAAACTTTCTTTACATACGCCGCATAGGCATCATGAGCCTCCTGAAGATCCGCCATGATTTCATCCATCTTGCGGACACGGAACTGTTTTTCCTTGTACATATTGCAGAATGTACAGGTATTGTGCGCACAGCCGATCGTCACCTGGACAATCAGGCTCCTGGCCTCACTCGGTGGTCTGTATACAACGCCTTCATATATCATAATCCAATCACTCCTTATCCATTACTGTCCGGTAACGATTCCGTACCCGTCATTTTCGTTCATATTCGATTGCTACATCTTCCTCCTCCGGAAGCCATTCCGGAAAGTCTTTTCCTGCGGTGAGGCTCAGGGAATTGTGATCTTTTTTCGTGTCTCTTAGGATCGCGCTGAGGCGGTCAAACCATTTACTGGATCCCAGATAGCGTTCCCAGTAAAAATAAGTTCTGCTGTTCTTCACTTTGGACGCGCTGATCGGAGTTCCCGAGCAGTAGGCGCTGTTCAAAGTGCCGTATAGCTCCGCCATCTCCAGTTTCCGCTCCTCGGGTATGGTTTCCAGTCCCTTAAAGGTCTGGTTGCTGATTGTCTCTATCAAAAACCGGCTGCTGTATTCTTTAAAATTGAGCAGGTTCGGGTCTTCCTCCTGATAGCGTTCCGCCCAGCCGGAGATATCCACCTCTTTTGTATGATAACGGAAACTGCCGTCTTCTGTCCAGTTAATAATTCCATACTGGCAGGGAGGGATGGCAAGGGAGGAGGAAACAATCTCATAAATTCCGTATTTCCCCTCATCCAGCGGACTCTCCACATTCTTTTTCACCCTCTGCAGATGAAGATGGCCGCTTATGTAGACAGGAAGCTTATATTCTTCCAGAAGCCGTACGACATCCCTGTAGTTTTCCAGTGTACACTCCTCCGGATAGAGAGTACTCTCCTTCAGCAGGTTGTGATGGGCCACGGGGATTACCATGGCTCCGGCCTCCTTCGCCGCCTCCAGCTGCTCCCGCATCCAGACAAGGGTCGTATCCTTGATTCTGCCTCCCGTCTCATGGACGGGTTCGTAGATGCATGAATCCAGCATCATCATCCAGTAATGTTCATCCAGCCTGTAAAGATAACTCAGAGAATCCTTATCCCTGGACGACGCCTGGTCATAGCCAAACTCATGGTAAATATCGTAAAAGCCTTTGGCATCAACGCCCTCGGCCGTTTCTTTCTTATCGTCAAAATAGGTGGCTGCCCACGGATGGTTGATATCGTGGTTTCCCGGTATGACAAGCACCGGAATTCCCGCATCCTGCACCCTCCTAAGCTTTTTCGCCAGCTCCTGGTGGTTCACCTTCTCACCATTCTGGGAAATATCCCCGCTCAGGATCAGGACGGACGGTTTCTGCTTCAGGACCTCCTCCAAAAAAGCATCGGCAATCACGTCCAGATACGGCACCACCGTTCCGTCGTTCCATTCCGTGTAGGTGTCCAGAGATTCCCTGAAATCCGTCATTTTAGGAGACTGGTAGTGTAAATCCGACGCAACAATCATCGTAGGCGGACGGTACGGCTCTTCCTCTGCTTCCGTCTCCCGGCCGGCCGTATCTCCTCCGGAAGGACGCCCCTTTTTTCTTCCGGCGCCGGTCCCACGGTGTTCCGAATCTGCCCCGGCCTCCATACTCTCCGGCGGTTCTCCGGTTTCCGCGCCCTCCTTTTCGCCTGCCGTATTTTCCGTACTTTCTTCTATCTGCTCTCCGCTGCTTCCGTATATGGTCTGTTCTTCCCCTTTTTTACTGAAATCGGGTACAAACTTTACCACCAGTACGAGAACTGCAAGGAGCAGTAGCAATTCTGCCGCATAGACGAGCAGAGACATCTTTCTCCATTTTCTCATTCTGTATTAAGTCCTCTGTGCCAGTCTTTTTCTGATGTCACTCTCTCTGTCCTCAAACAGGAGATTTTTATTGTATTCATAATAACGCTCACATCTGTTTTCCCTTAAAAAATTCACACTGTAATAATTTGTATTCAGCTCCGTCACAAAAATGACCATCTCCTGGCCCGCGGCGAAGGCGGCCTCCATAAAATCAAAGCCGTGTTCCAGCATTGTAAGGGCTGTCTCCGACATCGTGTCGTATTCGCGTGCCTCTTCCCTGAACAGCTCCCGGACTTTTGCAAAACCGGCTTCAGGGGAAACGATATGCTCTTTTTCCAGTGTCAGTGCGTAGTCCTGCAGTTTATCCGCCGCATCCCGGTTAAGATGCTCTTCTCTTCTGCTGATGAGCCCTGCCTTATGCCTCTTTTCCAGGTCAATAACCATCTCCGCAGCTAGGTTTTCAAGCAGCCCCGCGGCGCTCTCCGTCGTCTTTGTTTCTACCGTCTTTGCTTCTACTGTTTTTGCTTCTACTGTTTTTGCTTCTACTGTTTTTGCTTCTACTGTTTTTGCTTCTACTGTTTTTGCTTCCACCGTCTTTGTCCCCGCCTCTGTTACCGGCATTTCATCGGCCATCTGCCTGAACATACCCAGTTTTTCCCTCAGAAGCTCCAGATACCGTCCCTTCAGGTAAATATCCCTGAACTTCCCGTTTAAATGGGACAGGACGAGGCTCACAACACTGAATCTCTCATCAAAAGGCGCGGCCGCCACACGGCGCGCCATCTCCGTATCCGGTTCTCCGGAAAGGATCCGTTCAATCTGGTAATCTGTTTTATACTTGCTGTAAAGCTCCAGGTAATTGGCGAAATCCTTCGCTATTCCCGGATGTTCAATATACTGATATATGACGTCTCTGTCAACCGTTTTTCCGAGTTTTTCATATATTTCCAGAAAACGGGCGAGATCTTCCCAGCCCCTTGGCGTCGCAAAGCGTTTGCCGTCCACGGTTGTTTCTATCCTGTAAAAATGTTCGGGCCTGGCTTCCAGATAAGCGGTTACCGCCGGATGGATATCAGTCATGACCGCATATTCCTTCCAGACTTTGTAATCCGCCTCCACATCGATTTTCTTAATCCGGTCCAGGGTCGCAATATCAAACTCTCTGACGGATTTATTATACTCCGGCGGGTTTCCGGCCGTCACAATAATCCAGCCTTCGGGAATTCTGTGGTTTCCAAATGTTTTGCACTGCAGAAACTGGAGCATCATCGGCGCCAGCGTCTCGGAAACACAGTTGATCTCATCGATAAAAAGAATTCCTTCCTTAAGCCCCGTCTCCTCCATCCTGTCATAAATAGAGGCCACAATCTCACTCATCGTGTACTCCGTCACGGAACATGGCTTCCCGTCGTACTCTTTCTCCACAATATAAGGAAGGCCGATGGCACTCTGCCTTGTATGGTGCGTGATGGTATAGGAAACCAGTCCCACCTGGCATTCCCTGGCAATCTGCTCCATAATCTGAGTTTTTCCGATTCCGGGAGGCCCCATTAAAAGAACCGGCCTCTGGCGGACGGCAGGGAGCAGATACTCCCCGCGGCCATCCTTCATAAGATACGCTTCGATGCAGTTTTTAATTTCTTGCTTTGCCCGCTTGATATTCATGTCACATCACCTGTTTTTCGGTCTATTCGTCTTACCTGTCATGTCTTCTACTTCGAGTTTAAAAACGGCTGTTTTTTCCACAACCCTGGCGTCAAATTCAAATGCCACGCTCTCTCTGTCATACTGGCGCATGATCAGATTTAATGCCTCATACTTTTCTTCCATATCTTCCACAACGGACGCCCTTCCCGTGCCGCAGACGCTCTCATAAAGCATTGTTGTCTTGCAGGCAGGCTCTTTTAAGACCAGCTCCTCCTCCGCATACATGGAGAATGCGGTCCTGTTATCGCATTTGATCCGGTCAAACTTGGTGCCTTCCCCGGCTCCGTGGAAATAGAAAACAGTTTTTCCCTCCTTAACGCCGGCTCCAAAGTTGATGGGAATCACATAAGGATAGTCCTCTCCGGAAAATGCGAGGCTGCACACACGGCATCTCTTTATTATTTCCATAATTTCATTTTGATTCTCAATTCCCCTGTCTTTTCTTCTCATTGTTCGTTTCTCCTTTCATCCTCAAACTCTTCCGGGTCCAGAATCAGCTTGATCGCCCAGGGCGGAACATCCGCGTCGCTGTAATCGTCCCGCATAAAGACAAACGCCGTATCATAGGCCGGCCTGTGGACCGGAAACATCCCGTAACCGTCCGTAAAATAGATGAGGCCCTTAAGCCCGGTAAACTCCTTTTTCTGCACCAGAGAGTCCACATACTGGAACGCAGGCCTGAAATCCGTGCCCCCGCCTCCGGCAATCTCCATATGATCCATATAATCCTTAAGCTCCAGGGCCGATTCGATTTTCCGGTCACTCTGAATCTTTTCATCACATTGTATCACATGTACGTTCACCTTTGTAAAAAAACTTTCCGCTTCCGAGAGCACGGCATATGTCTGTTCCAGAAACCGTTTTACAAGCTCGCCGGAGCATGACATGGAAGTATCGATCACGATGGCGAATTCCTCGATCTTTTTTATCTCCTTTGTCTCCAGAGGTTCAATCAGAGGCATATTTCCATAGGTTCTCAGTCCGTAATCATAGTAAATGTAATCGAAAGCGTCGGTGTCGATCTGAACCGTCTCCTTCATCACCGAAAATTTCCTTAAAAATTCCCTGTAATCATACCTCTCCCGGTTCTCGATTTTCACCTGGCGGGACAGCTCCCCTGCCTCCTGCGACGCCTTTTTGGAAAAAGATTCCATCTCCGTCTCCATTGATCCGCGCAGATTATCCCACTTGTTCTTTCTCTCCTGTGGCAAGTCCGGCCTGTCGTTTTTATCATTCCAGCGGGAGTGATCATCCCTGTAAAATTCTGCCATAAGCGAAAGATACCGCCCCTCCGGCAGATTTTCTTCCTGGAGG is part of the [Clostridium] symbiosum genome and encodes:
- a CDS encoding VWA-like domain-containing protein — translated: MERKTPAAFEQEKAEELAAICRDILINTRNELYLHLRFMDAALSSLKFVPDFTARGAGTDGFCYTYQPEFLAGKYMDGRVYVNRLYFHSILHCIFVHMDTRGKRAEELWNLACDIAVEYMIDGMEIKCLHCPQSPVRRECYLRLKEKTKVMNAQSIYRCLQEENLPEGRYLSLMAEFYRDDHSRWNDKNDRPDLPQERKNKWDNLRGSMETEMESFSKKASQEAGELSRQVKIENRERYDYREFLRKFSVMKETVQIDTDAFDYIYYDYGLRTYGNMPLIEPLETKEIKKIEEFAIVIDTSMSCSGELVKRFLEQTYAVLSEAESFFTKVNVHVIQCDEKIQSDRKIESALELKDYMDHMEIAGGGGTDFRPAFQYVDSLVQKKEFTGLKGLIYFTDGYGMFPVHRPAYDTAFVFMRDDYSDADVPPWAIKLILDPEEFEDERRNEQ